The DNA segment tgattaccggcacctaaacaacataacaaaaaaagacgtctatccactcccaagaatagacgatgctttggactgccttcacggagccaaatttttctcttcaattgaccttcggtccgggtattggcaaatctctgttgatgacaatgaccgcgaaaagacggcattcgtcacaccggacggcttatatcagtttaaagttatgccattcggtctctgtaatgcgccagctaccttcgaaagaatgatggactccttgcttcgcggctttaaatggtccacatgtctatgttacctcgacgatgttgtggttttttcgcccacgtttaccccgcacctccaccaataatgtaacgtgaagatgtgcacaccaaaagggaaaaatatatttacagggaaacagcttacagccacgcagccgaacaaccgggcacgcgaagcccagcagcagaaacgcacttcgtcctcttcgcgttccaagcgcgagcgcaccaagcacgagcgttccaagcacaagcacaaccgtagcaatatatatatatatatatatatatatatatatatatatatatatatatatatatatatatatatatatatatatatatatatatatatatatatatatatatatatatatatatatatatataaacttaaAGAAAGGTTCAAGCGGATTTGTGGCTACACTGACCGCAGTCTCTAGACTAAGTCGATGTTTGTCCCAAGGCAAGTGGTGCTCCAGGAGTGGCGCACAAAGACCAATTGTGCATATTTTGATTTTGATATGCTGACAAAGCTGCTACGAACGCTTTATTTTCATCAAAACTCAAATTATAAACAGTTCGTTATAACGAATCGCGCTCTTGATAGGACAACGCTGCATTCATTGTTCATCATACACTGATACCACCAGGAAAGTGCGAGCGCCATTGTTCTTTAGGACGAGAGCGAATGTGAAGACAGCGACGGCGGTCGTGTCTTGCGGTTGCTCTCCTAGTGTcctcgtcctgtgtgcgctgttcgaTCCTGCAAAAAATTAAGTTAATATTCAGTACACACACTGCAGACTGCCAGAGCCGCTGTTTTGCAATCCATAGGTATACATAGATGCGAAACAAAAACCAAACTTAAAAGCACTGTAAAAAATACAGTACATTAAGGCGTATGTCGTAGCATGGTAACGACTACCGTTTCCCTTCAAATCGTTAATGCGGTCACTTCCTGGCACCATGCATGTCCAACATAGCACGCAAACTCTTACCGTTGTGACACCCATATGATGAACTTTGAGGTTATGTTTACTTTTATTTGGCTCCGTCTTTTTATCTTTGGCCCGCTTCTTTTGCTGTCTTAATTTGTGAGTAGCAAAATTTCAAGTGACTAAATGTGCGAGGCACGCTTTCATAGAATGCGCAAAGGATAATGAGGAAATAGGCTTCTCTATACTTCGTTGTAGCTTTCTTTCACTGCTTGTCTCTGTCATCGAAGTCGTTGTACATGCTGGAATAATTGcagatggtggtggtagtggtttgtattaaaataatagcaaaaaggaaggaaaacatttttgatagccccggcatctgccatcaatactgaagcacctgagctggggcagcggaaataaagggtagcaggcagaatggaccaatgaagtgaaagaggtgaggggacaggaagagagaatatggggataagtaatatatacaaactatttgcagaataataaatgtgtccaggttgtgcgcgtgattagttcatgttggatgaATTAaaatgcgcacagcactgtgttggctacaactggagtggggcgtccagttattaatcgttcaatgtagaacttcggagcgttcggtcactgcatgtaactacctgagggagaacagacgggacgtcaagccagtatgttcgaggaatgcacagaggctcaccaaggttcgctcacgagtgcgcgcactgccccgcggccacaatagcgtcttgaggaaGTCTGGTAGTATTCCCAGCGCCCTAGAGGCCGCAagcatattgcgacgagcatcggcgaacgcggcacagtgaagcaggtgttctagtgtttccactgcgccGCAACCGCCACTcccatcactcgtcgcgattccgtgacgctcccgtcgttccccgggccacacgcagccaatgcgcgcgcggaggatcattacacgttgcgaccgcgtaagcgcgcgacagccggtgacactgtcgatgtgctcacctcctgcgatgtgtgggtcggggtgctgctttcggagatggtcgtggatggccttacgcacgtcttccagcgcaaggggcagatcgctggcaggtagttgatgcgCAGCGGTcgtgaggtcgtcagcttcttcgttgccggcgatgccgcagtgaccgcgcacccactgtgcacgcacggcacatcctctctgtgcgaggcgctcgatacgcgagcgaatttcccgcactagtggggtaccgcggccgttagcttgtaggcggctgagggcggcgcgggagtcgcacagcagagcactcctgggcggcagagggccgagggtgagcgtCAGGTCCAGCCGAAGCCAGAACCCCATCacctccgccgtggtggaggagcccagcaAGGTTGCGTGtttctggctgtgcagtcgcaggacgGGGAtgatagccgccgctgcaaggaagcaactgtcgcgggccactgagccgtcggtgtacgcGAGGAGATGGTCCTTgagttcctcgtgtatgacggctctggcaagctgctgcacagcacagaggggtgtgctccgctttcctgcaatgccgacgatctgtcgctgtacctccgaggcagcaggccagggcgcgaaggagccgtagggggggtgggccttgggtcaattgctcatactcgagcagcgccgcgcccattcgtgagcgcgggtgcgagcgcatactctacagcagcgagccgccgtccggtgcgtggtgaagccggtcgatgcggttcagtgccctgcgcgctgcctggagctcaagtggccacgttcctgcctcggccaacgttgcggcgcattgCGAGtgtttgggcaggcctaggcacacgcgcagggacttgcggtgctggatcTCGAGCTTCTTctagcacggcttgcgcaccctGACGAAGAGCAGCGCATAGACAACCGCCCCCAAAGCTATATGAACCAACTtgccgcatttcaacccttcccCAAAGCTTCGGCTTTGTATAGCCGCAGcgtggcttgctgggagatgccctggcctcgagcggtaagcttgtgcacggcggcggtgatcttattcatctgcagacaggccttggtcgccacggggcggaaggaaacgcgccagtcgatgtccaggctgAGGTACCGCCCTGATTAACGCCAAGGagtcggagtcccgtccagtgacagtggcgcaaggtgcgcgcgcgagcgcgaatcGCAGGCCTTGGCCAcagatttgtccgcgctcagcgacagaccaaggcagagcaagctggcatcgattgcggtcagagctccctgaaggcacccccgcacgcggagcgcatcgcctggtggtccccggcaccacagagctatgtcgtctgcatatatgaacatgtacacatggtgtcgcccgctcgtggtgagggaggccggcaccaccgacatggccacattaaacagaaatggttataggacagagccctgcggcacgcccatgtcgaccgggcgaggcatGGAGAGCTTACCCCGTACTCGTACGCGCAtagtgcgcccgctcaggaagccgtgaacgtatggcaaaaggcgcccgctcacaccggccccctcaagcaccgcgagaattggtgcgcggtgaacgttgtgaAAAgcacccgagacgtccagtagcagcagcagcgcaacctggcctgccgccttggcatgctccagcgctgtagcaacgtccgatatagaatcagccgtgcaccgcatccaacggaaacccgtctgccgctcgtcaaacaaatcagcctccgcagcccacTCGTACAGACGCGTACAGATAGCACAAAGGCATATAAAAACGCAAGAAAACGCCTGGGCGTGCATGTGACTGGTCACATGgtttactgtatttactcgcgtaatttgcgcaccctaaTTTATTTCCCGTGTTTATTAGAAAAATACTTTTACGCGCACATTTTGCACTCCCTGctgcgccagaccaccagcatgcattAAGGTGTGCGCAAGGCAGGATTGGGAATACTGACACGGCCGCCTCGCCGTGCACTTCAGGAAACCTCCAATGACAACAATCGAAACTACCGAACCACTGGTTGTTCTGCTTGCCACTAGTAAGCCGGCCCTACACGAATGTGCCATTTTATTGCCTATTATCTCCATCTGACTCCGACTGCTGGCTTTGcacatttattaatgcgaaagcgttagatggctcactttcaggGTTACGTCAGCAAAAAAGCGGCTACAAGAAatggcaccatgtgacgtcacgagccgacgagtcaacTGATGGAGATGATCACATAATTAATGCTAATTACACACACCTAAATAATGCTAATGTGTTTAGGTAACACCAAAACTAATTAGTATTATAGTAATGGCATATGATTGTGACATCATAGCAAGTCACGTATGTGGCGATGTAAAAGTAATGTCACACGAAGCCCCCACCCACCCCCCAATACATGAAAACGTAggtgaaatcccagcgatggcatcaCTGGTTGACATAAATATGGTCACAGTTTTGCCGACTACATACTcatcaaaattttgagcaactcTTCGTCGTACCAGGTGGCGTCAGAACATATCGCTTTGCTTATAGCTTACGCGTTTTAGTCaacttggaggctagcttgcaacaggggttcggaccaatgacatatgcacctttagTTGCATGCTTTAGGCCACGCTTGAGGTGTCTACTGAAATGTagagatgtgagagctactgcaccctttcctttcctcaaaaacctttcctttccacagaacacatgctttcgcattcctccacgtaaggcgacttaagtgccctcagaatttttgctTTGAACTACGAATTTCTGCTCAAATTCCAGTTTTTTGAGGAAACTCAATTTCGCATCGCCTCTGAAATTTATTATGTAATTATGCAAGCACCAGGCAAGACATCCACGGCTCGATCGACACTGCTTTTGACCTCGCACATGTGTCAACTTAATGCGTCCGCGTACAGGTAGACTCAAATTATAAGTCTGCCCCTACCTTAGGAGGGTCACTGTTCGAAAAAGTGTCTGCCTATATCATCGGCAATATACGGTAAAGCCTCAGACTTCAAGGGAGTGGAAAATAACGTTCAAATTATCAGAATGTCAAATCGCATCCAAATGTCtttcgcatgaaaataaaatttagCTGGTGAAAACCACGGCAATGGTCATCTTTAAAGCCAACTGCTTGACTGCTGCAATTCTTCTCCCTTCTGTCCAATGCTTTACTTCATGCATGCTATTGGGAGTGCCGGAACAAGAACTACTTCATAATAGGAAGGCTGTCCGAGGCTTCCTTCAGGGTGCGACGCGGTAGCTCTGGAGCTTCTTTGCATGTGGCACCACATGGGAGGGCGCTCCACTGCACCAACTGCAAACAGCAGGTGTCAAGCGAAGAGTTTCGGTCCACTGGAAGAACGAAAACACCTCGCGACGAGTGGCCGCAAGGGAAGCGCCACTGGCACCGGAGTGAAAAGAAGTcttcgaaaaacaaacaaaagaaagaagatCACCAACACTGCTGTCATGCTAAACGGTGAGCTTGACTGCCTAATTAATATGCGCGACTGATAGCCATTCTCGCCTCCTGCTGGCAGCAGAGATACAGAACTGAAACTGCACCACCGGACTCTCTTTCGGCCTATCGATGGGCATGGAGATCGTCAACACGCCCACCATCATGCGCATATCAGAGGGCCATGGGTAACAATGTCTTATGCAGCGCAGGGCCGAAAACGAATATTTTGACGGTAGTTTGTCCAGCAGGTCATTCCTAGAACCCACAGAATTAGAATTAGATTCTCGCAGATCATACACTTCAGGAGCCCGTCAGAATTAACCGATGTCAGCCTCGGGGCATCGAAATTAACGTGCCTGTAACGTCATAGGCTTACATGGGCGTTTGGCGAGAATCCGGCCGCAGTGAGATGCAACCGAATTTCCTAATTAAGAGTGGTCCAACTAGCAAGGCCTTACTGGAAAAAAATAACACTAAGGAAGCCTTTCCGCTAGACAGAAAAAATGCTCTGAATGGTGTGTCCGATTGTTTGGTAATTCAGTATGCAAAAGTATCGCACACATGATGCACCTTTGTCAGTTTGCCAGCACTTGAAGCAGGTGGGACAACAAGGGTCTCACTGTCCTACAAAGGACAGAAATTAAAAAGCAACCGATAATGAATGCTGAACAGGCACAGTGACAAGGAACGtacctgctgctgcagctgctgctgaagctgctgctgcccgaATGTCCTCCTCGCATGGTGACGCCATCTGGGACTTCCGAAAAGAGGGCCCCGTCGACAGGGACAAGGAAGAGTCTGCCAGCACCGGCATGAAGTCACTGAGCCCTATTgaagaggggaaaaaagaaaagtaagccTCCATACTTCTGGCCCTGTGTTTCTGATTCTCTACAAATGCGTGCACAAACAaatgcagaagaaaaagaaagactaCCATTTTAAGATCTCGCAGTTTTTTAAAAGTTTGTCAAACCCGGGCGCTCTGAGTGGCTTAAGTTTTGGCATGAAGGCAACTTGCAAGTGAATGCCGCTGCTGAGAGGGCTTCACCGTCAATCAAACAGTTCCACTGAACGAGCATTATATAAAAAATACTGCAATGACGAGGTCGTTGCCAAAAGTCAGAGCATAGGTGGAATGTATTAAACCTCAATGCAACCAAGCATGTATTCTAGTTTTCGTAACTCCAGATTCATAGAACACCATGTATTTTAGCGTCAATAAAAATATGGTATAAAATATAGTACCTGACTTGGAACTAACCAGTTGAAAATTTGTCTGCCGCCTCAAGTGGCTCAGCAGAGCGTAAACGTGAAATTGGCGCCGGCCAGTAGAGACTGTGGAGCACGTAGGCAAATTGAAATGTGACGATCAAATTGGCGAGCAACCCACCTTCCGCACCATCTGGGGCAGTACGAGCAAAGCTGGCAAGAGCATCAATACAGCCAGTGAGGGCAGCCTGAAGGTCTCGTTATCTAGCCCATAACTGGCACAGGTTTTGGCCAAAATCTTGGCCAAAATTAGTGCTTCGTGATTATCGCATTTAAAGACTCCCAAAGCTCGATAAAAGGACTGAAAGGGTCGGAGCCATCGGCATGCCCATCAGCTGTGAAGCCTGGCTCTCACTTCACATCCAAAAACATTGCTTCCCACTCTGACTACGCGTGGAAACACGCAATGACACACTCTCTCACTTACGGCGGAAAAGCTAGGCACAGGGCAGGCTTAATTATATTTCATTGCTTGTTCATTGAAAGATACCAGATACCACGGCAGCAGGGGCCGTGGGAACACTTATTGATCCCGTAGacagtatcgttacagccacgtGTATTATCGAGGAAATCTACTCTCACCGATAGCCCAGTGTCAAGGGACCACCAGAACGCCTTCACACCGAGAGGCTGTCGACGCATGCTCCGTTTTGGATGCAAGTCGCCGATAGTCACCGCAAGAGGACCCAGCGCCGTTTCTGACGAATGCTGCTCTTCCTTCGCTGGATATAAACCCCCACGTAAAGCCGAAGACGACATTTTGGCGGCAGCAGGGACCGTGGGCGGAACACTCCTCGATCGCGTCTACTGCACCGTTACACGTTGGCGACACATTCTTTCTTGTTAACCCGCTGTAAATTCCACGCTACTACTGTtgcctctgctgctgccaagtgccttACCATGTCTCCCACTGTTGAGTGTAGGGAATGTGAACTGCTCATAGCCGATCCCAATGTAAGTGTCTCTTGTAGTATGTGTGAATCTGAGTACCATAAAAGTAAATGTGCTGCCGTATACGAATCAATTCTGAAATCGAAAGGCGAATCATATAGGAAAAAATTGGAAGTGTTCAAAGTGCAAAGGGTGTGAAATCTCGTTCCCAACAACTTGAAAAGCCTGAAAATGAGCCTAACCTTCAAAATGTGTGGGCGATGCTTCTAGCAATGAATGAGAAGCTCGATATTCTGGTGCCACTCAAAGAAAAAGTTGACGGAATTCAGCTGTCTGTTCAATACATGTCGGATCAAATGAGAGAGTTGTTGAACCGGACCGAGAAAAATGAACTGCACAATAAGGAACTCAGGGCCAAAGCAGAAAAACTTGTACCCGCCGAGAGTAAAACTGAGTCAATCGTGCCTGAACTTGACAACCTTGAGTGGCGCAGCTGCCAACCAAATCTGGAGATAATTGGAGTACCACAGGAAGAAAACGAAAATCTTTTGGATAAGCTGAACACTTTAGCTGACAAAAGTAGCCTACCACTGCTTACTCATGCTGACGTGACGGCAATCCACCGCTTGATAGTCTGCCAAGATAGAATTCCTGGCGTTATCTGTCGCTTCACGAAGCAGAGATCGGTGGTGGTGAAACAGACAGAATATTTCTGATACCAACAGTGGAGTATCCGTGCTCGCAAATCTGACCAAGCATAGCCGCTCACTACTTGCAGTAGTGGAAGAATGGGCAAAAACTAAGGGCTACAAGTATGTCTGGCATTCTAATGGCAAAACCCTTACCGGCGATTGTTGTGTCTCGGTCAGCAAGGCTTGACGAGCTTTCTTAGGTTTGCAAACGGCAGCTTTGCTTCTCTTGTTTTCCGTGCTTCCTAATAGCTAACATTACCAATGCATCGATTGTTCATAAGTTCAAGCCAATTTGTAAGCTATCTTGGTGCAGAGTTCCGAAAAGCGTTTAATTGTATATATCTTAATGCCCAATCCGTTAGAAATAAGGATGCAAATTTAAATGCCTTCTCCGATAACATTTTACGTCATTTTACATCATCATGATCACAGAAAGATAGTGTACGAGCGAATTTGATGTTGTCCGCCTTCCAGAGTATCAGACATTCCATCTAAACCATGATACtggacgtggtggtggtgtttgcATGTTGGTCCGGAAAGAATAGCCGCCTTACCTACTACCGCTGTTTACAGAGTGTGCTCTTGACCACGAAGTATTGTCCGGCCTCAACAGGTAAAGGTTGAAACGTTTTTTAATTTCTTGGAATGTTTGTTTCCTTTTGCTTGTGATGAATGTCTGACACTTGTTTGGAGGAGATCTAAATATTAATATTTTAGGTATGGACGCGGCTAAGACAGATCTAGAATTGTTAATGATTTCAAAAGGTTTTTCTAATGTAATCCAACTACCAACGCGTATTACGCCTAGATCAACGTCATTGCTTGACCTGTTTCTCAGAAACTTTGGCCATAATATGACTAAATGCGGTGTCGTTGTACTTAACGTAAGTGACCACACGCCTGTATTCTTTTGCTTCAGAAAACAATATGTGAAGCGCAACAACATAACATACCTTTTCCAAGCAATAACTGACAATGACGTATCAATGTTTAGGCATAAAATTGAAAACACCGGTTTTAAATCCATCTTTTCACTGAGCGACCCAAACAGAGCTTATGGCGAGTTCCTGCACATTTTAAAGCCATTATACAAAGCTAGTTTCCCTATTAAAACTGCGAAGCGGAATCGCTTTTTTCGCAAGCTGAGGCTAACCCCCAAACTTAATACGAAGATACGCTTCAAAAATCGGCTCTATCATAATTTAAATAAAACAAGAGAAGCCAGTAACTTTAATACATTTAAGAGATACCTGAACCACCTTAACAAAGAActcaaaaaggaaagaaattaatATTATGCTACTGCATTTGCTTCAACTAATGGCCGCTCAGATCTCGTgtggaaaaaaatgaataatttATTAGCGCGGAACATTAATAAAATACCATTTCTTCAGTTCAAATAAATGATATTGAGATTTCTGAGCAGGATTTAGCAGAAGCATTCCAGAAACACTTTGTTAGTGTCCCTAGCGCTGTTCTTGTTGAAAACGACCAAAGGGATGTGAATAGAGTTACAAATTTTCTATTCCTAAACCTGTTGATGAAGCTGAAGTATTCACACTTTTCCATGCAATAAACAGCTCTACGGCTTGTGACGTCAACGGGATGCAAATGAAGCCTATCCGTTTCATTTTTGACCTTATTTTGCCTTGTGTTACGCATATTATGAATGTATGTATTTCAAATGCTGTCTTTCCTAGAGGTATGCAGCGTGCACGTCTCTCTGTTCTGAACGAAGAAGGTgatagaaatgaaatgaaacactaCATGCCAATATCAACATTTCCTATATTGCCTAAATTACTTGCAAAAATTATCTATCTGCAATTTATTTCTTTTGAGTCTGATAACCATATATTAACGAGCTCTCAATATGGTTTTAGAAAATCCTTATCCACAGAATGTGCTTTACTAGGCCAGAAAGAACACATATTGAAGGAGCTTGAATAAAATAGGATAGTAATTGGAATCTTTATCGATTTCACGAAAATTTTTGATCTTATTAATCAAAAAGTGTTACTCGGTAAGTTAGAACTATGCGGCTTTTGCGGGCACGCAGTCTAATAAAATCATATCAAGAATTTCGCAAACATGCAGTTACATTACAAGGTTTCACATCTGAAAGCAGCCCGTCTGCTCTGGCTTTCCCCAAGAAAGTATAGTTGGTCCTTTTCTTTTCAATACTTAAATTAATGACATTGTTTTGTTGTGCGGCTCGTAAAGTTCGTTATTTATGTGGACGACACTAGTGTTTTCATATCGGGGACAACAGAATTTGGTAGATATAGATGAGTTGGAAGATAAAGGAAACCGCGTGTTAGAGCAACTAGATCAATAAGCCCTGAGAGATGCGTTAAAAATTAATATCACAAAGGCGAAAGTTGTaatcttccgctctaaaaacaaaCAAGTCCATTTGAGCAAAACTATATCTTTAAGGTTCTGTCCTTTAGAAGTAGTAGCAATGTTCGAAACATTAGGTGCTATAATTAATGAAAACATGTCTTGGACCGCCCACATATTACACATAACCACAAAATTATCTCAAATTCTTGGTTTTCTCTACCGCAATCGTCACGTACTGCCAAAATCTGCGACGCTCTTAATTTATCACTCCCTTTTTAATTCTCGCCTTAATTACTGCGGCTTGGTGTGGGGTACTACAACTCAGAAAAACCAGCAAAAGATACACGCACTGCAAAAAAGTTTTCTGTGCCTTCTTGAAAACGTGTCGTGGTCTTATTACACCGCCGAACTCTCCCCGCAGCATAAAATAATTCCTATTCTATATATGTTTCCTTATCGTCTGTGTCGAGCCTTCAAACAAGAGTTATATAGTCACACACGCTTCCTTCAAACACTAGCAGAATTAGACAATCACACTACTACGTATGAAACAAGAATCAGAAACCAATTGAAAATAAAATAACACTAGCTACAGTCTGCATACGCTACAAAATAGGCTGCCATGAATGCTGAACGAACTTGTAGAACAGAACATAAATTTGCGGGATATCTCACACAAACTTTTAGAGGAACTATTCCTTTCTCACGCGtaacttttcttgctttcttcatatATTTTCTTCTTGAACATATATTTTGTGACAGTGCTATTGGTTTtgcatgcttgctcacctctctgcaATATGAAAAAGTGTCCATGGTTGGCTGTGTTAATTTTTTGttggtgtttttttatttcttgtgatCGTGTAGTTTTTCACTTTGAAGTGCTATTTCGGGATTGCTTGCGTTGCGTTTTCTTCCTTGTAATAAGTTTTCATGTCGACCTTCATTGCTGTTGCGAAATTGGTGGGGAACCAGGGCTCTGTCAAGCTGTCAATGGTCAATGGGCAGCTATTACTCTGGGCTCCCTGTCATCATGTATCGCATGATGGTCGattaagtattattattattattattattattattattattattacacttgCTGACATGAAGAAGAGGGTCAGCCAGCTTGGCCCACCGCTAAGATGGCTACCGCCGTCAACCGCCTGCCTTCGTTTCCCTGATTCCTTCACACCAGGCCTCAGAGGCAGTGTGTTCGGGTAATAAGAATAGAATGACGATAACAGCAAACCTAAAATCAAGATGCTAACTTTCTCGAGTGGAGAGGGGAGCAAGCATGTCGAGGCATCAGCTTATTACCAGATTCTACCTTTCGAGAGAATTTGGATGATTTTTTTATGCAGGTACAAATCATTCCCTCATTCCTTCTGATGTCCACAAACACACTGTCCCCAAAAAAGAGAATGCGGCTGCTAACACAAAATTCTGCAAATCATTCCCTCATTCCTGCTGATGTCCACAAACGCCTTGTCTCCGAAAAAGAGAAAGCGGCGGGTAACATACAAttctgaaaaaaattttaaaatctgCGATTTTTCGCGGCATCGCGGGAGACATGTGGAGGGCACATTAGGTATGGGCAATATTTGATAAAACAGAAAGAGAACACACGCATTTGAGAGTAAACCCAAGTTTATGGTCCCCTAGCTGAAATCACAACCAGGAAATGAACTTGGAAGGAACATGTAGTGAGTTGAAGAGAGAAGTGATGCCCCCATGTGTAACAAAGTAGATTTT comes from the Amblyomma americanum isolate KBUSLIRL-KWMA chromosome 1, ASM5285725v1, whole genome shotgun sequence genome and includes:
- the LOC144132258 gene encoding uncharacterized protein LOC144132258, with product MDASWAYAKGYARPRKKFRLSDFMPVLADSSLSLSTGPSFRKSQMASPCEEDIRAAAASAAAAAAGSNSAHRTRTLGEQPQDTTAVAVFTFALVLKNNGARTFLVVSVYDEQ